Proteins encoded by one window of Rhizophagus irregularis chromosome 31, complete sequence:
- a CDS encoding 26S proteasome regulatory subunit rpn6, whose translation MSSLSLKQAEEFAKTSPGEAEQIYKQILAQNAGNNENLIRDQELALVKLGELYRDYRKPDELSSLIRSSRSFMASIVRAKTAKIVKTLIDLFSEIPDTLPLQIEICKETIDWSVQEKRIFLKQSLETRLVALYLDNKMYHDALSLINSLLKELKRLDDKMVLVEVQLLESRVCHALRNLPKSRAALTSARTSANAIYCPPLLQAALDMQSGILHAEDKDYKTAYSYFYETLEGYSSQDDPRAISALKYMLLCKIMLNLSEDVYAIINGKLALRYAGREVDAMKAIATAHKNRSLNEFETALAIYKDELGNDPIIRSHLAALYDTLLEQNLVRIIEPFSRVEISHVAEMVKLPTPQVETKLSQMILDKVFHGILDQGAGCLIVFDEPSQDLTYEAALETLKQMGNVVESLYEKAAKLT comes from the exons ATGTCCTCACTTTCCTTGAAACAGGCGGAGGAGTTTGCAAAGACTTCTCCAGGTGAAGCTGAACAAATATATAAGCAAATTCTTGCGCAGAATGCCG gaaACAACGAAAATTTGATCCGAGATCAAGAACTTGCTTTGGTTAAACTTGGAGAACTATATCGGGATTATAG aaaaccAGACGAATTATCAAGTTTGATACGTTCTTCTCGATCTTTTATGGCATCAATTGTGAGAGCTAAAACTGCTAAAATCG TAAAGACCTTAATTGATCTGTTTTCTGAAATACCTGATACTCTACCACTCCAAATCGAAATTTGCAAAGAAACAATTGATTGGAGCGTACAAGaaaaacgaatttttttaaaacaatccTTGGAAACCCGTTTAGTAGCATT atatcttgataataaaatgtatcatGATGCTTTAAGTCTCATCAATTCACttttaaaagaattgaagCGTTTGGATGATAAAATGGTGCTAGTGGAAGTTCAACTTTTGGAGAGCAGAGTTTGTCATGCGTTAAGAAATTTACCAAAATCTAGA GCAGCTCTTACATCAGCTAGAACATCTGCGAATGCTATTTATTGTCCACCTCTTCTTCAGGCTGCACTGGATATGCAGTCCGGAATTTTACATGCTGAGGATAAGGACTATAAAACAGC GTATTCGTATTTTTACGAAACTCTTGAAGGATATTCATCACAAGATGATCCCAGAGCTATCTCTGCTTTGAAGTATATGTTACTTTGTAAAATCATGTTAAATTTG tcGGAAGATGTTTATGCCATAATCAATGGTAAACTCGCTTTACGTTACGCTGGACGCGAAGTTGATGCTATGAAGGCTATAGCAACAGCTCATAAAAATCGTTCGCTAAACGAATTCGAAACCGCATTGGCGATTTACAAAGATG aattggGAAATGATCCAATCATTCGGTCACATCTTGCTGCACTTTATGACACTTTGCTTGAACAAAATTTGGTACGCATAATAGAACCTTTCTCTAGGGTAGAAATTTCCCATGTTGCGGAAATGGTCAAATTACCCACCCCGCAAGTGGAGACAAAGTTGTCTCAAATGATATTAGACAAAGTTTTTCATGGAATTCTGGATCAAGGAGCAGGATGTTTAATTGTGTTTGACGAGCCATCTCAAGAT TTAACATATGAAGCCGCATTGGAAACCTTGAAACAAATGGGAAATGTTGTTGAATCATTATATGAAAAG GCTGCGAAGTTAACGTAA